Proteins encoded within one genomic window of Larus michahellis unplaced genomic scaffold, bLarMic1.1 SCAFFOLD_119, whole genome shotgun sequence:
- the SLC25A11 gene encoding mitochondrial 2-oxoglutarate/malate carrier protein — protein sequence MARAVVVNAAQLASYSQSKQFLLDSGHFRDDIFCHFCASMISGLVTTAASMPVDIVKTRIQNMRTIDGKPEYRNGLDVLVKVVRYEGFFSLWKGFTPYYARLGPHTVLTFIFLEQMNKWYRRLFLSP from the exons ATGGCCCGCGCCGTGGTGGTCAACGCGGCCCAGCTGGCCTCCTACTCCCAGTCCAAGCAGTTCCTCCTCGACTCGG GGCATTTTCGGGACGACATCTTCTGCCACTTCTGCGCCAGCATGATCAGCGGGCTGGTCACCACCGCCGCCTCCATGCCCGTCGACATCGTTAAAACCCG GATCCAGAACATGCGGACGATCGACGGGAAACCCGAATATCGCAACGGGCTG gaCGTGCTGGTGAAGGTGGTGCGCTACGAGGGTTTCTTCAGCCTGTGGAAGGGCTTCACCCCCTACTACGCCCGGCTGGGCCCCCACACGGTGCTGACCTTCATCTTCCTCGAGCAGATGAACAAGTGGTACCGGCGCCTCTTCCTCAGCCCCTGA